The following proteins are encoded in a genomic region of Streptomyces lunaelactis:
- a CDS encoding DUF2637 domain-containing protein — translation MTTATETRPAVPPLTRPELWLLGAVAVFAAGVGGLGLASSFEAVSTAGARWGFASPWMLPVGIDVAIPVFTAAFLLLIRTDMPLGWVRFVPWALTGVTCWLNVAAGHSLSAKLAHGTMPLLWVVLSEVAAHVYAARIGAVTGRRMEKIRRSRWLLAPLSTFALWRRMTLWEITSYSDALGRERERQLARAELRERHGRRWRSKTPRPERVLLKLGELSPASEDLPPIDPKTPVPPEDEAPKAPRKRTAKAKPKAQRTPTELLAEAREATADWADDAINAEAIRTTLHCSAANSRILRDALLGERADGRRLHPVDDDESDEAAA, via the coding sequence ATGACCACGGCAACCGAGACGCGGCCCGCGGTGCCGCCGCTGACCCGGCCCGAGCTGTGGCTGTTGGGCGCGGTCGCCGTGTTCGCGGCCGGGGTGGGCGGTCTGGGGCTGGCTTCCTCGTTCGAGGCAGTCTCGACTGCCGGGGCGCGCTGGGGCTTTGCTTCCCCGTGGATGCTGCCGGTCGGCATCGACGTGGCGATCCCGGTGTTCACGGCGGCGTTCCTGCTGCTGATCCGCACCGATATGCCGTTGGGCTGGGTGCGGTTCGTGCCGTGGGCGCTGACCGGGGTGACGTGCTGGCTGAACGTCGCGGCGGGGCACTCGCTGTCCGCGAAGCTCGCGCACGGCACGATGCCGCTGCTGTGGGTGGTCCTCTCCGAGGTCGCCGCGCACGTCTATGCCGCGCGGATCGGCGCGGTCACGGGTCGGCGGATGGAGAAGATCCGCCGCTCCCGCTGGCTGCTCGCGCCGCTGTCCACCTTTGCGCTGTGGCGCCGGATGACGCTGTGGGAGATCACCTCCTACTCCGACGCACTCGGGCGTGAGCGTGAGCGGCAGCTCGCTCGTGCCGAACTGCGCGAGCGCCACGGACGGCGCTGGCGCTCCAAGACGCCGCGGCCGGAGCGGGTACTCCTCAAGCTCGGGGAGCTGAGCCCCGCGAGCGAGGACCTGCCGCCCATCGATCCCAAGACACCGGTGCCGCCGGAGGATGAGGCGCCCAAGGCGCCGCGCAAGCGCACGGCAAAGGCCAAGCCGAAGGCACAGCGAACCCCGACTGAGCTGCTGGCCGAGGCCCGCGAGGCCACCGCCGATTGGGCTGACGACGCGATCAACGCTGAGGCGATCCGTACGACGCTGCACTGCTCGGCAGCCAACTCCCGCATCCTGCGGGATGCGTTGCTGGGCGAGCGGGCCGACGGCAGGCGCCTGCACCCGGTGGACGACGACGAGTCGGATGAGGCGGCCGCCTGA
- a CDS encoding FtsK/SpoIIIE domain-containing protein has protein sequence MNHPDDENELFNRLEAEMDADPAGHVVDLDKARSARGGSADAGPDRSPDAGTDSQPTESADWDPDQSDDSRPTLVDRTEPTASGPGLIDRIKSSKRLDVIPVWMKSVAEFKDAMKWLAGHAGHTVAFHAVRVPMLYVPKLIWRSPRGLANGVGRIGRWAVDAEGEPLRQAEARRENSELYLKLSKQRDRRVRLRMLLAILGALFALGLGLFLVYGAEPMTQVIAATAGVLGLGMLGAPADAPLATRAVIKTEVQKLTSDIVVKAMASIGIGQIASAVAKGQDGIRFAAPITREGPGWRADIDLPLGVTVADVADRRARLASGLRRPLGCVWPDADPNEHEGRLILWVGDRDLSKTGIVKWQLANAKRHDIFKRNPFGIDPRGRDQSVPMIQHNALVGSLPGQGKTSAVRVLVCGAALDPSVELWLHENKGTGDLDALECVSHRFISGIDDDSIKYAADSLKLLREEVMRRAKAIKQLPRDLCPDKRITRQIADIRSLKLWPLVAVFDECQNLFAHPKYGKQAGEDAEFIIKLGRALGVMLILATQRPDKDSLPTGISGNVSIRFCLKVAGQTENDMILGTSSYKNGVRATQFRPEDDAGNGILKGATSLPVVVRTAYLDDIATDVIAQRAHALRKAEGTLSGVALGEESQTAPGPSYDLLADVAAVVPTTEERVWNERIASRLAELRPEVYGGWKGENVTSALKPHGIKTTGIAGMTDDGDRTTRRGIVRADLTKAIAERDENRGSA, from the coding sequence GTGAATCACCCCGATGACGAGAACGAACTCTTCAACCGGCTGGAAGCCGAGATGGACGCCGACCCGGCGGGCCACGTGGTCGACCTGGACAAGGCGCGGTCGGCCCGTGGCGGGTCGGCCGACGCCGGGCCCGACCGGTCGCCCGATGCCGGTACCGACTCGCAGCCGACCGAGTCGGCCGACTGGGACCCCGACCAGTCGGACGACTCCCGCCCGACCCTGGTCGACCGCACCGAGCCGACCGCGTCGGGTCCGGGTCTGATCGACCGGATCAAGAGCTCGAAGCGCCTCGACGTCATCCCGGTGTGGATGAAGTCGGTCGCAGAGTTCAAGGACGCAATGAAGTGGCTGGCCGGGCATGCCGGGCACACGGTCGCATTCCACGCAGTGCGGGTGCCGATGCTGTACGTGCCGAAGCTGATCTGGCGCTCCCCGCGCGGCCTGGCCAACGGGGTCGGCCGGATCGGCCGTTGGGCCGTGGATGCCGAGGGCGAGCCGCTGCGGCAGGCCGAAGCACGCCGCGAGAACTCCGAGCTGTATCTCAAGCTGTCCAAGCAGCGCGACCGCCGGGTACGCCTGCGCATGCTCCTCGCCATCCTCGGTGCCCTGTTCGCCCTGGGGCTGGGCCTGTTCCTGGTCTACGGAGCGGAGCCGATGACCCAAGTCATCGCCGCCACGGCCGGCGTGCTGGGACTGGGCATGCTGGGTGCGCCGGCCGATGCACCGCTCGCGACGCGGGCGGTCATCAAGACCGAGGTGCAGAAGCTGACCAGCGACATCGTGGTCAAGGCCATGGCGTCCATCGGCATCGGCCAGATCGCCTCCGCGGTCGCCAAGGGACAGGACGGCATCCGGTTCGCCGCCCCGATCACCCGCGAGGGACCGGGCTGGCGCGCCGACATCGACCTCCCCCTGGGCGTCACGGTCGCCGACGTCGCCGACCGCCGCGCCCGCCTCGCCTCCGGGCTGCGCCGCCCGCTGGGGTGCGTGTGGCCGGACGCCGACCCGAATGAGCACGAGGGACGCCTGATCCTGTGGGTCGGCGACCGGGACCTGTCCAAGACCGGCATCGTCAAGTGGCAGCTCGCCAACGCCAAGCGGCACGACATCTTCAAGCGCAACCCGTTCGGCATCGACCCGCGCGGCCGTGACCAGTCGGTGCCGATGATCCAGCACAACGCGCTCGTCGGCTCCCTGCCCGGACAGGGCAAGACCAGCGCCGTTCGGGTGCTCGTATGCGGGGCGGCCCTGGATCCGTCGGTGGAGCTGTGGCTGCACGAGAACAAGGGCACCGGCGACCTGGACGCCCTCGAATGCGTCTCGCACCGGTTCATCTCCGGCATCGATGACGACTCGATCAAGTACGCGGCCGACTCCCTCAAGCTGCTGCGCGAGGAGGTCATGCGCCGCGCCAAGGCCATCAAGCAGCTGCCGCGGGACCTGTGCCCGGACAAGCGCATCACCCGACAGATCGCCGACATTCGCTCACTGAAGCTGTGGCCCCTCGTGGCCGTCTTCGACGAGTGCCAGAACCTGTTCGCTCACCCCAAGTACGGCAAGCAGGCAGGCGAGGATGCCGAGTTCATCATCAAACTGGGGCGTGCGCTCGGCGTGATGCTGATCCTGGCCACCCAGCGGCCGGACAAGGACTCGCTCCCCACCGGGATCAGCGGCAACGTCTCCATCCGGTTCTGCCTCAAGGTCGCAGGCCAGACCGAGAACGACATGATCCTGGGCACCAGCTCGTACAAGAACGGGGTGCGCGCCACCCAGTTCCGGCCCGAGGACGACGCCGGTAACGGCATCCTCAAGGGCGCCACCAGCCTCCCGGTAGTGGTGCGCACCGCCTACCTGGACGACATCGCCACCGACGTCATCGCCCAGCGCGCGCACGCGCTGCGCAAGGCGGAGGGCACGCTGTCCGGGGTTGCGCTCGGAGAAGAATCCCAGACCGCCCCGGGTCCGTCGTACGACCTGCTCGCCGACGTCGCTGCCGTCGTGCCCACCACGGAAGAGCGGGTGTGGAACGAGCGGATCGCATCCCGTCTCGCGGAGCTGCGGCCGGAGGTCTACGGCGGCTGGAAGGGCGAGAACGTCACCAGCGCCCTCAAGCCGCACGGCATCAAGACCACCGGCATCGCCGGAATGACCGACGACGGGGACCGCACCACCCGGCGCGGCATCGTCCGCGCCGACCTCACCAAGGCAATCGCGGAGCGTGACGAAAACCGGGGCTCCGCCTAG
- a CDS encoding bifunctional DNA primase/polymerase, translated as MPQPERSALHQAAQDAAARGWHVFPLIPGDKRPAIRNWETRATTAPERIARCWAHAPYNIGIATGPSRLVVVDLDRPKSPDDTPPADWSARGVANGADVLKVLCDRHGQPYPSATYTVGTWSGGTHLYFAAPEGEELRNTTGDSSKGLGWKVDTRAVGGLVVAAGSTFGGRPYTVLDNSPVRALPGWLLELLRPAPLPPQKPITIALTARDRRTAFLRSAVNGELERVTRSGDDQHNNALYIASVALGQLVAGGELTEADVTGWLLTAALQVGQGEREARRTIASGLRAGVRRPRTVAA; from the coding sequence ATGCCTCAACCCGAACGCTCCGCGCTGCACCAGGCCGCGCAGGATGCCGCCGCCCGCGGCTGGCACGTCTTCCCCCTCATCCCTGGCGACAAGCGGCCCGCTATCCGTAACTGGGAGACGCGCGCCACCACGGCCCCCGAGCGCATCGCCCGGTGCTGGGCCCATGCGCCGTACAACATCGGCATCGCCACCGGCCCGTCCCGGCTGGTCGTCGTCGACCTGGACAGGCCCAAGAGCCCCGACGACACCCCGCCGGCCGATTGGTCTGCCCGCGGTGTCGCCAACGGCGCCGACGTGCTGAAGGTGTTGTGCGACCGGCACGGACAGCCGTACCCCAGCGCCACCTACACGGTCGGGACGTGGAGCGGCGGCACGCACTTGTACTTCGCCGCGCCCGAGGGTGAGGAGCTGCGCAACACCACCGGCGACAGCAGTAAAGGGCTCGGCTGGAAGGTGGACACCCGGGCCGTCGGCGGACTCGTCGTCGCCGCGGGCAGCACCTTCGGCGGCCGCCCCTACACGGTCCTCGACAACTCGCCCGTGCGTGCGCTGCCGGGCTGGCTGCTGGAGCTGCTGCGCCCCGCCCCGCTGCCGCCGCAGAAACCCATCACGATCGCCCTCACCGCCCGGGACCGGCGCACCGCGTTCCTGCGGTCGGCGGTCAACGGGGAGTTGGAGCGCGTCACGAGGTCTGGTGATGATCAGCACAACAACGCGCTCTATATCGCCTCAGTCGCCCTTGGACAGCTCGTTGCCGGGGGAGAGCTGACCGAGGCCGACGTGACCGGCTGGCTGCTGACCGCCGCGCTCCAAGTGGGCCAGGGCGAGCGGGAAGCGCGCCGCACCATCGCGTCCGGGCTGCGGGCCGGGGTCAGGCGTCCGAGGACGGTGGCGGCATGA
- a CDS encoding AAA family ATPase, whose translation MSTSPNPIPPLHLYSVPSDPQTPAAAAVKRERPRTSWTADQLMAAEFPEPKWAVPGILAEGVSLLAGPPKVGKSWLSLGLGLAVAAGGQAFDSVPVQGGPVLYLALEDTPRRLQTRMGKLLGGQKAPAGLTLVTECPPFPQGGSEAIAQWLERNPDARMVVIDVFAKMRGQAPQGVSAYDADYVAVTYAKRLADHYGIAVVLVHHVRKMASEDFLTEVSGTNGIAGAADATLVLKRARGQADGILHVTGRDVNEAEYALQFQDASGAWHLLDGPVSDHTVGDTRAAILRYVRANPGARPKDIAEALPDADADTVRRTCSRMAADGQLAKDAGGRYYPDTDTRTQATQEVSQLSDCPVNPSDLQERPGQSELELSGLSDFGPEETGERRA comes from the coding sequence ATGAGCACCAGTCCGAACCCGATTCCGCCCCTGCACCTGTACTCCGTTCCCAGCGACCCGCAGACTCCTGCCGCGGCAGCCGTGAAGCGGGAGCGGCCCCGGACTTCGTGGACCGCGGACCAGCTCATGGCCGCGGAGTTCCCGGAGCCGAAGTGGGCCGTGCCCGGCATCCTCGCCGAAGGCGTCAGCCTGCTGGCCGGACCGCCCAAGGTCGGCAAGTCCTGGCTCTCCCTCGGACTTGGCCTCGCGGTCGCCGCTGGGGGCCAGGCCTTCGACTCGGTACCGGTCCAGGGTGGCCCGGTGCTCTACCTCGCGCTGGAGGACACCCCCCGCCGTCTTCAGACCCGGATGGGCAAGCTGCTGGGCGGGCAGAAGGCACCGGCCGGTCTGACCCTGGTGACCGAGTGCCCGCCCTTCCCCCAGGGCGGCAGCGAGGCCATCGCCCAGTGGCTGGAGCGCAACCCGGACGCGCGCATGGTCGTCATCGACGTGTTCGCCAAGATGCGCGGACAAGCCCCGCAAGGCGTGTCGGCCTATGACGCGGACTACGTCGCCGTCACCTACGCGAAGCGGCTCGCGGACCACTACGGCATCGCCGTCGTGCTGGTCCATCACGTCCGCAAGATGGCATCGGAGGACTTCCTTACCGAGGTCTCCGGCACCAACGGCATCGCGGGCGCGGCGGACGCGACCCTGGTGCTCAAGCGGGCCCGCGGGCAGGCCGACGGCATCCTGCACGTCACCGGACGCGACGTGAACGAGGCCGAGTACGCGCTCCAGTTCCAGGACGCATCCGGAGCCTGGCACTTGCTCGATGGGCCGGTCTCGGATCACACCGTCGGCGACACCCGCGCAGCCATCCTGCGCTACGTACGCGCCAACCCCGGCGCCCGACCCAAGGACATCGCCGAAGCACTCCCGGACGCCGACGCGGACACCGTGCGCCGCACCTGCTCCCGCATGGCCGCAGACGGCCAGCTCGCCAAGGACGCGGGCGGCCGCTACTACCCGGACACCGACACCCGGACCCAGGCCACCCAAGAGGTGTCCCAGCTGTCCGACTGTCCGGTTAACCCATCTGACCTGCAAGAACGACCCGGACAGTCAGAACTGGAGCTGTCCGGGCTGTCCGACTTCGGTCCTGAGGAGACGGGAGAGCGCCGTGCTTGA
- a CDS encoding excisionase family DNA-binding protein, with product MLEPHLSVREAAVFLGGERFVRRLIAERRITYIKDQRRVLIPESAVIEFLAARTVPALVSRTRRRRAA from the coding sequence GTGCTTGAACCCCATCTGTCGGTTCGCGAGGCAGCAGTGTTCCTGGGTGGTGAGCGCTTTGTGCGGCGCCTTATCGCCGAGCGGCGCATCACTTACATCAAGGATCAGCGTCGTGTGCTCATCCCCGAGAGCGCCGTGATCGAGTTCCTGGCTGCTCGCACGGTCCCGGCGCTTGTGTCCCGCACGCGTCGTCGGAGGGCTGCCTAA
- a CDS encoding tyrosine-type recombinase/integrase translates to MAKKGPKKGKNFRRFGAVRQYRSGRWTATYLDLLGERRRAPDTFATKTDAEVWLSQVEADLTRGDWRDPDAGAVNFEEYALKWVVERGIAPTTDELYRRLLRLHILPAFGRYDLDQITPPRVREWRAERLTSTGATTVAKSYRLLKAVLETAAADELIRRNPCRIRGGGKESAIEREIATVEQVDALADAVGPRWRLMVYLGAYGPMRPEEQAELRRRDVDLDSMTIRVRQAAPELSTGRRAVGDTKSAAGRRYVVLPAFLHTDLRRHLDWYAEKEPDGLLFVGEKGAPFRRSSFGRKWRNARANVGMPEGFRFYDLRHTGHTLSTRSGATLKDTMVRAGQSSEKAALIYQHSDRERQKEVASGLDKMVRAARKKGSDQPEQGPSGAEVVRDA, encoded by the coding sequence GTGGCAAAGAAAGGACCGAAGAAGGGCAAGAACTTCCGGCGCTTCGGAGCGGTACGTCAGTACCGCTCCGGCCGCTGGACGGCTACCTATCTTGATCTGCTCGGGGAGCGTCGACGTGCACCGGACACCTTCGCAACCAAGACCGATGCTGAGGTCTGGCTGAGTCAGGTTGAAGCGGACCTCACACGCGGAGACTGGCGAGACCCAGACGCGGGGGCGGTCAACTTCGAGGAGTACGCCCTGAAGTGGGTCGTGGAGCGCGGTATCGCGCCCACCACGGATGAGCTTTACCGGCGACTCCTGCGGCTGCACATCCTCCCGGCGTTCGGGCGATATGACCTGGATCAGATAACCCCACCGCGGGTCCGCGAGTGGAGGGCCGAACGGCTCACATCGACCGGTGCCACGACAGTGGCCAAGTCGTACCGACTCCTGAAGGCCGTACTCGAGACCGCCGCTGCTGACGAGTTGATCCGCCGGAACCCCTGTCGGATCAGAGGAGGAGGCAAGGAGTCCGCGATTGAACGCGAGATCGCCACAGTGGAGCAGGTAGACGCGCTCGCGGACGCGGTCGGGCCCCGGTGGCGGCTCATGGTTTACCTCGGTGCGTACGGCCCGATGCGGCCGGAGGAGCAGGCCGAGCTGCGCCGTAGGGATGTGGACCTGGACAGCATGACGATCCGAGTCCGCCAGGCCGCGCCTGAGCTGAGCACTGGTCGGCGAGCCGTGGGCGACACCAAGTCCGCGGCGGGCAGGCGCTACGTCGTTCTGCCGGCCTTTCTGCACACGGACCTGAGGAGACATCTCGACTGGTACGCGGAGAAGGAGCCGGACGGACTGCTGTTCGTAGGGGAGAAGGGCGCTCCCTTCCGACGCTCCTCCTTCGGACGGAAGTGGCGGAATGCACGAGCCAACGTCGGGATGCCGGAAGGCTTCCGCTTCTACGACCTTCGCCACACCGGTCACACGCTGTCCACGCGGTCCGGAGCCACGCTCAAGGACACGATGGTGCGCGCCGGACAGTCGTCGGAGAAAGCGGCGCTGATCTACCAGCACTCAGACCGCGAGCGTCAGAAGGAGGTGGCGAGCGGGTTGGACAAGATGGTCCGAGCCGCGCGGAAGAAGGGTTCTGACCAGCCTGAACAGGGTCCAAGTGGTGCGGAAGTGGTGCGCGACGCCTGA
- the dcd gene encoding dCTP deaminase, whose translation MLLSDKDIRAEIDAGRVRIDPYDESMVQPSSIDVRLDRYFRVFENHRYPHIDPAVEQADLTRKVEPEGDEPFILHPGEFVLASTYEVISLPDDLASRLEGKSSLGRLGLVTHSTAGFIDPGFSGHVTLELSNLATLPIKLWPGMKIGQLCMFRLSTPAEFPYGSERYGSRYQGQRGPTASRSFMNFHRTQV comes from the coding sequence GTGCTTCTCTCAGACAAGGACATCCGGGCCGAGATCGACGCCGGACGGGTGCGCATCGACCCGTACGACGAATCCATGGTGCAGCCCTCGAGCATCGATGTGCGGCTGGACCGCTACTTCAGGGTGTTCGAGAACCACCGCTATCCGCACATCGATCCGGCTGTCGAGCAGGCGGATCTGACGCGCAAGGTCGAGCCGGAGGGCGACGAGCCGTTCATCCTGCACCCCGGGGAGTTCGTCCTGGCCTCGACGTACGAGGTCATCTCGCTGCCGGACGATCTCGCCTCGCGACTGGAGGGCAAGTCCAGTCTGGGGCGGCTTGGGCTGGTCACGCACTCGACCGCCGGCTTCATCGATCCCGGCTTCTCGGGTCACGTCACCCTCGAGCTGTCGAATCTCGCGACGCTCCCCATCAAGCTCTGGCCGGGGATGAAGATCGGTCAGCTCTGCATGTTCCGGCTGAGCACTCCGGCCGAATTCCCGTACGGGAGCGAGCGGTACGGCTCCCGCTACCAGGGGCAGCGCGGGCCCACGGCCTCGCGGTCGTTCATGAACTTCCATCGGACGCAGGTGTGA
- a CDS encoding phosphoribosyltransferase, producing the protein MSGVRENLTYEKFGGAIRDLAQSIADDGYEPDVVLSIARGGVFVAGGLAYALDCKNIHLVNVEFYTGVGTTLAMPVMLAPVPNAIDFSDKKVLIADDVADTGKTLKLVHDFCVDHVAEVRSAVIYEKSHSLVKCEYVWKRTDEWINFPWSVEKPVVQRSGQVLDA; encoded by the coding sequence ATGAGCGGTGTGCGGGAGAACCTGACGTACGAGAAGTTCGGCGGCGCGATCCGCGACCTCGCGCAGAGCATCGCGGACGACGGCTACGAGCCCGACGTCGTGCTCAGCATCGCCAGGGGCGGGGTCTTCGTTGCCGGTGGGCTGGCGTACGCACTCGACTGCAAGAACATCCATCTCGTGAACGTGGAGTTCTACACGGGCGTCGGGACCACCTTGGCGATGCCGGTCATGCTCGCACCGGTGCCCAACGCCATCGACTTCTCCGACAAGAAGGTCCTCATCGCCGACGACGTCGCCGACACCGGCAAGACGCTGAAGCTGGTGCACGACTTCTGTGTCGATCATGTCGCCGAGGTGCGCAGCGCCGTCATCTACGAGAAGTCGCACTCGCTGGTCAAGTGCGAGTACGTGTGGAAGCGCACCGATGAGTGGATCAACTTCCCCTGGAGCGTTGAGAAGCCCGTCGTACAGCGGAGCGGGCAGGTCCTGGACGCTTGA
- a CDS encoding Yip1 family protein, whose product MAGFRIGRGRDNRGRQQQQPQQAPPPPYGAGGGHAGPPHAQQHQQPPQWPQAGGGHQQRPQGPYGEPEYFGDPYQQPPHGDPYANNPGHTQAFSVNEDPYGDGATYRAGATPAAPSGPRLPWKQLLRGIVLRPGPTFWQMRDYPVWGPALIVTFLYGLLALFGFDKAREETINATISSAIPYVLTTGVAFVIGGLILGAVTHTLARQLGGDGAWQPTVGLSMLIMSITDAPRLVFALFLGGENSLVQVLGWATWLAAGALFTSMVSKSHDLPWPKALGASAIQLIALLSIIKLGTI is encoded by the coding sequence GTGGCTGGATTCAGGATCGGACGCGGCCGGGACAACCGCGGCAGGCAGCAGCAACAACCGCAGCAGGCACCGCCGCCGCCCTACGGGGCCGGGGGCGGCCATGCGGGGCCGCCGCATGCGCAACAGCATCAGCAGCCGCCCCAGTGGCCCCAGGCCGGCGGCGGTCATCAGCAGCGGCCCCAGGGCCCGTACGGCGAGCCGGAGTACTTCGGCGACCCGTACCAACAGCCCCCGCACGGCGACCCGTACGCCAACAACCCTGGCCACACCCAGGCGTTCAGCGTGAACGAGGACCCGTACGGCGACGGCGCGACCTACCGCGCGGGCGCCACCCCCGCGGCCCCCAGCGGCCCGCGACTGCCCTGGAAGCAGTTGCTGAGAGGCATCGTGCTGCGCCCGGGCCCGACGTTCTGGCAGATGCGCGACTACCCGGTGTGGGGCCCCGCGCTGATCGTCACGTTCCTCTACGGCCTGCTCGCGCTGTTCGGCTTCGACAAGGCGCGCGAGGAGACCATCAACGCGACGATCTCCTCGGCGATCCCGTACGTACTGACGACGGGGGTCGCGTTCGTCATCGGCGGTCTGATCCTGGGCGCGGTGACCCACACCCTCGCCCGTCAGCTGGGCGGCGACGGCGCCTGGCAGCCGACGGTCGGCCTCTCCATGCTGATCATGTCGATCACGGACGCCCCGCGCCTGGTCTTCGCCCTCTTCCTGGGCGGCGAGAACTCCCTGGTCCAGGTCCTGGGCTGGGCGACCTGGCTGGCGGCGGGCGCGCTGTTCACCTCGATGGTGAGCAAGTCGCACGATCTGCCGTGGCCGAAGGCGCTGGGGGCGTCGGCGATCCAGCTGATCGCGCTGCTGTCGATCATCAAGCTGGGCACGATCTGA